From a single Buchnera aphidicola (Aphis craccivora) genomic region:
- a CDS encoding flagellar hook assembly protein FlgD encodes MSNISLDSSIQNNVLDEKNNTLDKSTDGLNHPSNPLDLQNNFLKLLIAQIKNQDPTDPIKNTELTSQLAQINTATGVEKLNNTVGKFSDKINQNQNIQISSLIGHRVFIPSSQIVHTKDINTEFGIDLISYATSVEIKILDENKKVIHVEKMKDVKPGVYSFIWDGLDLDKNTIPTGKYNVSLTAKNQNKDIPATILCEALVQSIITSSRNPIIDLGVMGNTTLSEIRKIFK; translated from the coding sequence ATGAGCAATATTAGTCTTGATTCTTCTATACAGAATAATGTTCTTGATGAAAAAAATAATACTCTTGATAAAAGCACTGATGGTTTAAATCATCCTTCTAATCCATTAGATTTACAAAATAATTTTTTAAAGTTATTAATTGCTCAAATTAAAAATCAAGATCCTACTGATCCTATTAAAAATACTGAACTAACATCTCAATTAGCTCAAATTAACACAGCAACTGGAGTCGAAAAATTAAATAATACTGTAGGAAAATTTTCTGATAAAATAAATCAAAATCAAAATATTCAAATATCTTCGTTAATTGGTCATCGAGTTTTTATACCTAGCTCACAAATTGTGCATACTAAGGATATAAATACAGAATTTGGAATAGATTTAATTAGCTATGCAACATCCGTTGAAATTAAAATATTAGATGAAAATAAAAAAGTTATACATGTAGAAAAAATGAAAGATGTAAAACCTGGAGTATATAGTTTTATATGGGATGGTTTAGATTTAGATAAAAATACTATTCCTACTGGAAAATACAATGTTAGTTTAACAGCGAAAAATCAAAATAAAGATATTCCTGCAACAATTTTATGTGAAGCATTAGTACAGAGTATTATTACTTCTTCTAGAAATCCTATAATAGATTTGGGTGTCATGGGGAATACAACATTATCAGAAATTCGTAAAATTTTTAAATAA
- a CDS encoding FlgK family flagellar hook-associated protein, which produces MSSILTSTISSINAIKILIDNTSKKVLNPHYRNSSERISIENNIDESNANAGVRIQKVYDEYNNFIDEEKRKTSERVQDEQTRIEEYLKLEDLFVKKIHVFNDLINKLYSSIQENIVNRNENVFNKEIESNLKNVVAELKNFDDKLNTLENDVKNDILEKIKKANILINKICDLNIDIHYFPVEQVPNGVYKYIDERDQLVNELNDIIGVTVIKDDDNFEVRLNSGMCLIKNDKKKNLMILTSNTDEKYVSVGYWDEHEKTLKKMEHMIPSGSLGGLFSFRREELKNAKNKLGQLTVNFADSINENHTLGYDILGNLGRQVFNISTPKIISSSHNPSNPFVSIKWMATSDAQDTDYIVSMKNHQWVVQRLRDQTIFEPEIYQNNNNTYLTFDGMELKIEGNHNEGNMYMIQPYAKTLDELELLIVENNLFASSSTNDMSQQNRNNAIIIHNLNKDKLVNKKDTLGMSYLKFLKSISYKCNDLEEKVPFKRQMIKILENKKLSVSDDINEDYQNLSYEQKCYIANVKILKMAESIFNDIIDCYS; this is translated from the coding sequence ATGAGTTCCATATTAACTTCTACTATTTCTAGTATTAATGCTATAAAAATATTAATCGATAATACATCAAAAAAAGTTTTAAATCCACATTATAGAAATTCATCAGAACGCATTTCAATAGAAAATAATATAGATGAATCTAATGCTAATGCAGGTGTAAGAATACAAAAAGTATATGATGAATATAATAATTTTATTGATGAAGAAAAACGAAAAACAAGTGAACGAGTACAAGATGAACAAACACGCATTGAAGAATATTTAAAGTTAGAAGATTTATTTGTTAAAAAAATACATGTATTTAATGACTTAATCAACAAACTTTACTCTTCTATACAAGAAAACATTGTTAATAGAAATGAAAATGTATTTAATAAAGAAATTGAAAGTAATTTAAAAAATGTTGTAGCAGAACTAAAAAACTTTGATGATAAATTAAATACTTTAGAAAACGATGTTAAGAATGATATATTAGAAAAAATAAAAAAAGCAAATATCTTAATCAATAAAATTTGTGATCTCAATATTGACATTCATTACTTCCCAGTAGAACAAGTTCCTAATGGTGTATATAAATATATTGATGAAAGAGATCAATTAGTTAATGAGTTAAATGATATTATTGGTGTTACAGTAATTAAAGATGATGACAATTTTGAAGTACGTTTAAATAGCGGTATGTGTCTTATTAAAAACGACAAAAAGAAAAATTTAATGATCTTAACATCTAATACTGATGAAAAATATGTTAGTGTAGGTTATTGGGATGAACATGAAAAAACACTTAAAAAAATGGAACATATGATTCCAAGTGGATCTTTAGGCGGACTCTTTTCATTTCGAAGAGAAGAATTAAAAAATGCTAAAAATAAGCTTGGGCAACTAACTGTTAATTTTGCTGATAGTATTAACGAAAATCATACATTAGGTTATGATATACTTGGTAATCTTGGAAGACAAGTATTTAATATTAGTACACCTAAAATTATATCCAGTTCACATAACCCGTCAAATCCTTTTGTTTCTATTAAATGGATGGCTACTAGTGATGCGCAAGATACAGATTATATAGTTTCTATGAAAAATCACCAGTGGGTAGTTCAAAGATTACGTGACCAAACAATATTTGAACCAGAAATATATCAAAATAATAATAATACATACCTGACTTTTGATGGAATGGAGTTAAAAATTGAAGGAAATCATAACGAAGGTAATATGTATATGATTCAGCCATATGCTAAAACATTAGATGAACTGGAGTTATTAATTGTAGAAAATAACTTGTTCGCATCATCTTCAACAAATGATATGAGTCAGCAAAATAGAAATAATGCAATTATTATACATAATTTAAATAAAGATAAATTAGTAAATAAAAAAGATACATTAGGTATGTCTTATCTGAAATTTTTAAAATCTATATCTTATAAATGTAATGATCTTGAAGAAAAAGTACCTTTCAAACGTCAAATGATTAAAATATTAGAAAATAAAAAATTATCAGTATCTGATGATATAAATGAAGATTATCAAAATCTTAGTTATGAGCAAAAATGTTATATTGCAAATGTGAAAATTTTAAAAATGGCTGAAAGTATTTTCAATGATATTATTGATTGTTATAGTTAA
- a CDS encoding flagellar basal body P-ring protein FlgI, translating into MFKIISLLKFIICILISFYSFTHAEKIRDLTSIEGIRDNQLIGYGLIVGLDGTGDQSTQVPFTNQSLYNMLSQLGVTIPPDTNMHLKNVAAVIVTAKLPPFSHTGEKIDVVVSSMGNARSLKGGTLLMTPLKGADNQIYAIAQGNILVSERNSSQKRNNPIIFNQVNSGRIHHGATIEKEINTDFGKKEIINLQLNQEDFSIAQKISDMINIKYPDTAIAINSKTVQLNTYANNTIQVHMLSNIQDIDVSLPSEEAKVIVNPRTGSIVINKEVRLGTCIVTHKNLSVIINKIINKNNRSNFLHSISHDKSNLLTSINDKNYLENETLNNESLNNILRALNSLGTKPDELISILQSMKSAGCLHAKLEII; encoded by the coding sequence ATGTTCAAGATAATATCGTTATTAAAATTTATTATTTGTATTTTAATAAGTTTTTATTCTTTTACTCATGCCGAAAAAATACGTGATTTAACTAGTATTGAAGGTATAAGAGATAATCAACTAATTGGTTATGGTTTAATAGTAGGTTTAGATGGAACTGGTGATCAATCAACACAAGTTCCATTTACCAATCAATCATTATATAATATGCTTTCTCAATTAGGTGTTACTATACCGCCAGATACTAATATGCATTTAAAAAATGTAGCAGCTGTAATAGTTACGGCAAAATTACCTCCATTTAGTCATACAGGCGAAAAAATAGATGTAGTAGTTTCTTCGATGGGTAATGCAAGAAGTCTTAAAGGAGGAACACTACTAATGACTCCTTTAAAAGGAGCTGACAATCAAATTTATGCGATTGCCCAAGGTAACATATTAGTATCTGAAAGAAATAGTTCGCAAAAAAGAAATAACCCTATTATATTTAATCAAGTAAATTCAGGAAGAATTCATCATGGAGCAACAATTGAGAAAGAAATAAATACTGATTTTGGAAAAAAAGAAATAATTAACTTACAATTAAATCAAGAAGATTTTAGTATTGCACAAAAAATAAGTGATATGATTAACATAAAGTATCCAGATACAGCTATAGCAATAAATTCTAAAACAGTACAATTAAATACATATGCTAATAATACAATACAAGTTCATATGCTTTCTAATATTCAAGATATAGATGTTTCTTTGCCTTCAGAAGAAGCTAAAGTAATAGTTAACCCTCGAACTGGCTCAATCGTTATTAATAAAGAAGTAAGATTAGGCACATGTATCGTTACGCATAAAAATTTATCTGTAATAATTAATAAAATAATTAATAAAAATAATCGTTCAAATTTTTTACATTCAATTTCGCATGATAAATCAAATTTATTAACAAGTATTAACGATAAAAATTATCTTGAAAATGAAACACTGAATAATGAAAGTTTAAATAATATATTACGAGCATTAAATTCTTTAGGAACTAAACCTGATGAGTTAATATCTATTCTTCAGTCAATGAAAAGTGCAGGCTGTCTTCACGCAAAATTGGAAATTATTTAA
- a CDS encoding flagellar basal body L-ring protein FlgH, with protein sequence MVKLFSYKIKYYLTILALLAIQSCASIEHQPLVSGITTSIAPNVFPKNTNGSLFQEITPINYGYQPLFEDHRSHNIGDTITVVLQENISASNSSSSNLSRNGTANLGMTITPGQLNPMLGFNINENKTGFDSIGKNDFYGKGSHSAKNTFTGLITVTVKRVLPNGNLQVIGEKQVAINEGIEFIRFSGVINPHNINKNNLVASTQIADTRIEYVSNSRINEAQKMGWLQRLLLKISPV encoded by the coding sequence GTGGTAAAGTTATTTAGTTATAAAATTAAATATTATTTAACTATTCTTGCTTTATTAGCAATTCAAAGTTGCGCTTCTATTGAACATCAACCTTTAGTTAGTGGGATTACTACATCTATAGCTCCAAATGTTTTTCCTAAAAATACAAATGGTTCTTTATTTCAAGAAATAACACCTATCAATTATGGCTATCAACCACTATTTGAAGACCATCGATCTCATAATATCGGAGATACAATAACTGTTGTATTACAAGAAAATATAAGTGCGAGTAATAGCTCATCTTCTAATTTGAGTCGAAATGGCACAGCAAATTTAGGAATGACAATTACCCCTGGACAACTAAATCCTATGTTAGGATTTAATATCAATGAAAATAAAACAGGATTTGATAGTATAGGAAAAAACGATTTTTATGGAAAGGGTAGTCATTCAGCTAAAAATACGTTTACAGGTCTTATTACTGTAACTGTAAAAAGAGTTCTTCCGAATGGGAATTTACAAGTAATTGGTGAAAAACAAGTCGCCATTAATGAGGGGATAGAATTTATTCGATTTTCAGGAGTAATTAATCCTCATAATATTAATAAAAACAATTTAGTTGCTTCAACTCAAATTGCAGATACTCGTATTGAATATGTAAGTAATAGTCGTATTAATGAAGCTCAAAAAATGGGTTGGTTACAACGATTATTGTTAAAAATTTCTCCTGTTTAA
- the flgC gene encoding flagellar basal body rod protein FlgC: protein MSLFNILNIAGSAMTAQSEKINIIATNLANAESIIYKNGKYYPYIAKKVIFQPSNSNQSGVGGVKVAAIINDKNPVQMIYDPNNPLSNTKGYVLKSNINPITETIDHISASRAYQANIEVLKTAKNIILKTLSIGE from the coding sequence ATGTCTTTGTTTAATATACTTAATATTGCAGGTTCAGCAATGACCGCACAATCAGAAAAAATAAATATTATCGCTACAAATTTAGCAAACGCAGAAAGTATAATATACAAAAATGGAAAATATTATCCATATATTGCAAAAAAAGTTATTTTCCAACCATCTAATTCAAATCAATCAGGAGTAGGAGGTGTAAAAGTAGCAGCAATAATTAATGATAAAAACCCAGTACAAATGATATACGACCCTAACAATCCTCTATCTAATACAAAAGGATATGTTTTAAAATCTAATATTAATCCAATCACAGAAACAATAGATCATATTTCTGCTTCAAGAGCTTATCAAGCTAATATAGAAGTCTTAAAAACTGCAAAAAATATAATATTAAAAACACTGTCTATTGGAGAATAA
- a CDS encoding flagellar hook protein FlgE — MSTMEAISGLMANSNNIDVVSNNIANSSTIGFKSSTLSFFDIVSNSFYSNRLIRSGVGVSNMRQNFSNGILVQTGRDLDLGIVQDGFFRVLNSKGHAYYTRNGQFLLDKDKNIVNMEGMYLTGQNQFDLNNDLNNISKLEPINLKKSDILKSKQTNVIKLNADLIENANSTNTITGSDDDISNLETNNITVYDKNGKAQTINISIEKNKNEWILKVQSNNLNDSNDDKIDNTIYLKFDSQGELISDSTIQIESKNFKNLTLDIECKLRKSEHDNHTIQLSQNGYPEGNLQSFEILNNGEIIGQYTNQRVEKIGQIFLSKFVNPEKLKPESGNVWSATQEAGNETVGIAGDKGFGIMISKTLESSNVDLNKELINMIVAQRNYQSSAQAFKTEDKIINTLINLR; from the coding sequence ATGTCAACTATGGAAGCAATTAGTGGATTAATGGCAAATAGTAATAATATAGATGTTGTATCTAATAATATAGCCAATTCTTCTACTATTGGATTTAAATCTAGCACTCTTTCTTTTTTCGATATAGTATCTAATTCATTTTACTCCAACAGATTAATAAGATCTGGTGTTGGTGTTTCTAATATGAGACAAAATTTTAGTAATGGAATCTTAGTTCAAACAGGAAGAGATTTAGATTTAGGTATTGTACAAGATGGTTTTTTTAGAGTATTAAATTCCAAAGGACATGCATATTATACAAGAAACGGGCAATTTTTATTAGATAAAGACAAAAATATTGTCAATATGGAAGGAATGTATCTTACTGGTCAAAATCAATTTGATTTAAATAATGATCTAAACAATATATCTAAATTAGAACCTATTAATTTAAAAAAATCTGATATCCTTAAATCAAAACAAACAAATGTAATAAAGTTAAATGCAGATTTAATTGAAAATGCTAATTCGACTAATACTATAACAGGTTCTGATGATGACATATCAAATTTAGAAACAAATAATATTACTGTTTACGATAAAAATGGAAAAGCTCAAACTATAAATATTTCTATTGAAAAAAATAAAAACGAATGGATTTTAAAAGTTCAGTCAAATAATTTAAATGATTCAAATGATGATAAAATTGATAATACTATCTATTTAAAATTCGATTCTCAAGGTGAATTAATTTCCGATTCAACTATACAAATTGAATCAAAAAATTTTAAAAATCTTACTTTAGATATAGAGTGTAAACTTAGAAAATCAGAACATGATAATCATACAATACAACTTTCTCAAAATGGTTATCCAGAAGGTAATTTACAATCCTTTGAAATTTTAAATAATGGCGAAATTATTGGACAATACACAAACCAAAGGGTAGAAAAAATTGGACAAATATTTTTATCAAAATTTGTCAACCCAGAAAAATTAAAACCTGAAAGTGGAAATGTTTGGTCTGCAACTCAAGAAGCTGGAAATGAAACTGTTGGAATAGCAGGAGATAAAGGATTTGGGATTATGATTTCAAAAACTTTAGAATCATCTAATGTTGATTTAAATAAAGAATTAATTAACATGATCGTAGCTCAACGTAATTATCAGTCTAGTGCACAAGCTTTTAAAACAGAAGATAAAATAATTAATACATTAATTAATTTAAGATAA
- the flgF gene encoding flagellar basal-body rod protein FlgF, whose amino-acid sequence MENAIYQSMQAAIRLLENQNIIANNLANISTNGFKETFNLIIKDENVNNLYKIQTQKYYNFSEGILTNTQRKLDVIVKDSGWLVIKDMNGKEAYTKNGHLKINAHGQLTIQNYKVVTNKGDIKIPNNMNVKILSDGTIKKIEEKENKIFEKKIGSLKLVRFSKNNLIQKNNGLFYLKKNILNQNLNVPHDNTVRIQSEVLEASNVNPTKNMVDMISNARQFEMNMKMISMYDQNTERANQLFNVNN is encoded by the coding sequence ATGGAAAATGCAATTTATCAATCAATGCAAGCAGCTATTAGATTATTAGAAAATCAAAATATTATTGCAAATAATTTAGCAAATATATCTACTAATGGCTTTAAAGAAACATTTAATTTGATAATAAAAGATGAAAATGTTAATAATTTATATAAAATTCAAACACAAAAATATTATAATTTTTCAGAGGGCATACTCACTAATACACAAAGAAAACTAGATGTAATTGTTAAAGATAGCGGCTGGTTAGTTATAAAAGATATGAATGGAAAAGAAGCCTATACAAAAAATGGTCATTTAAAAATAAATGCACATGGACAGTTAACTATACAAAACTACAAAGTAGTTACAAATAAAGGCGATATAAAAATACCAAATAATATGAATGTAAAAATTTTATCTGATGGTACGATTAAAAAAATAGAAGAAAAAGAAAATAAAATTTTTGAAAAAAAAATAGGATCATTAAAATTAGTTCGTTTTTCAAAAAACAATCTTATTCAAAAAAATAATGGATTGTTTTATTTGAAAAAAAATATATTAAATCAAAATTTAAACGTACCGCATGATAACACTGTACGTATACAATCAGAAGTATTAGAAGCAAGTAATGTAAATCCAACTAAAAATATGGTTGATATGATATCGAACGCGCGACAATTTGAAATGAATATGAAAATGATATCAATGTATGATCAAAACACAGAACGCGCAAATCAACTATTTAATGTTAACAATTAA
- the flgB gene encoding flagellar basal body rod protein FlgB — protein MFEKINNMFNLNEKLLNLYAKREEILSSNIANSETPNYKAMDINFKDTFKKLLNKNHFNSFKITLQRTSKNHLTPKLKKNDISLFSIEPVKTKNIKIDGNTVDMNRERIEFIKNTLKYEENIIFIKNEIKNIIHVLKG, from the coding sequence ATGTTTGAAAAAATAAATAACATGTTTAATTTAAATGAAAAGCTATTAAATTTATATGCTAAAAGAGAAGAAATTCTATCATCTAATATAGCCAATTCTGAAACACCTAACTATAAAGCAATGGATATTAACTTTAAAGATACTTTTAAAAAGCTATTAAACAAAAATCATTTCAATTCTTTTAAAATAACTTTGCAACGAACCTCAAAAAATCATTTAACTCCAAAATTAAAAAAAAATGATATTTCTTTGTTTTCAATTGAACCTGTAAAAACCAAAAATATTAAAATTGATGGAAATACAGTTGATATGAATCGTGAACGAATCGAATTTATAAAAAATACTTTAAAATATGAAGAAAATATAATATTCATAAAAAATGAAATTAAAAATATAATACATGTACTAAAAGGATAA
- a CDS encoding rod-binding protein, which yields MQNYLSLFNITNYHAKLVNDLKYQVKVNPKKYSSETAKQVEGVFIYMLLKSMRNSLIKDSLLDNNQSRLYTEVYDEQISKELTKKGIGLADMILKQIEQKKIYI from the coding sequence ATGCAAAATTATTTATCTTTATTTAATATCACAAATTACCATGCTAAATTAGTTAATGATTTAAAATATCAAGTAAAAGTTAATCCTAAAAAATATTCATCAGAAACAGCTAAACAAGTTGAAGGTGTTTTTATTTATATGCTATTAAAAAGCATGAGAAATTCATTAATAAAAGATAGTTTATTGGATAATAATCAAAGTCGTTTATATACGGAAGTATATGATGAACAAATTTCAAAAGAATTAACTAAGAAAGGTATTGGATTAGCAGATATGATTCTAAAACAAATCGAACAAAAAAAAATATATATATAA
- the flgA gene encoding flagellar basal body P-ring formation chaperone FlgA, translating to MKLIKIFFILLFFLSFKLNANDLINHLNEFFKQEYSLNSNYFKIIVHTPFKKKQICKKPYLLLANNFYNFGVFDVLYICNQQHQFLKIELQVKGKYIIAKKKIFRGTKISESDLQVTIGRLDKLPRGTYINIKDVVNRVNLRDILPFQPITSFITRVFWTILSNQEVTVKLKGKNFEIITFGKALDNGGFNEKVRVKIRDGKIVTGIINENKEVIVVL from the coding sequence ATGAAATTAATAAAAATTTTTTTTATTTTGTTATTTTTTTTATCTTTTAAACTTAATGCTAATGATTTAATAAATCATTTAAATGAATTTTTTAAGCAAGAGTATTCTCTTAATAGTAATTATTTTAAAATAATAGTGCATACTCCGTTTAAAAAAAAACAAATTTGTAAAAAACCATATTTGTTATTAGCTAATAATTTTTATAATTTTGGTGTATTTGATGTTTTGTATATTTGTAATCAACAACATCAATTTTTAAAAATAGAATTACAAGTTAAGGGAAAATATATTATAGCAAAGAAAAAAATTTTTCGGGGAACAAAAATAAGTGAATCTGATTTACAAGTTACAATAGGACGTTTAGATAAATTACCTAGAGGAACTTATATAAATATAAAAGATGTTGTAAATAGAGTAAATTTACGTGATATTCTACCTTTTCAACCAATTACCTCTTTTATAACGCGTGTATTTTGGACAATTCTATCAAATCAAGAAGTTACTGTGAAACTAAAGGGAAAAAATTTTGAAATTATTACTTTTGGAAAAGCATTAGATAATGGTGGTTTTAATGAAAAAGTTCGTGTAAAAATTAGAGATGGAAAAATTGTAACCGGGATAATCAACGAAAATAAAGAAGTAATAGTTGTTTTATAA
- the flgG gene encoding flagellar basal-body rod protein FlgG encodes MIPSLWISKTGLDAQQINMNVISNNLANVSTNGFKRSRAVFEDLMYQTIRPAGTNSSIDTTLPSGLQIGTGVRPVATERIHTQGNLSKTDSSKDVAINGPGFFQVQLPDGNTAYTRDGSFQLDQNGQLVTNSGFTIVPEINIPPNSTNINIARDGIISVTTQGQTQSIAVGQLNLIKFSNDSGLESLGENLYQETQASGSPVDTTPGLNGTGLLYQGYVETSNVNVAEELVNMIQTQRAYEINSKSINTSDQMLQKLYQL; translated from the coding sequence ATGATTCCTTCTTTATGGATTTCTAAAACAGGTCTTGATGCACAACAAATTAATATGAATGTTATTTCTAATAACTTAGCCAATGTTAGTACAAACGGGTTTAAAAGATCTAGAGCAGTTTTTGAAGATTTAATGTATCAAACAATACGACCAGCAGGTACAAATTCCTCTATTGATACAACTTTACCTTCAGGATTACAAATAGGTACAGGAGTTAGACCTGTAGCTACTGAGCGAATTCATACCCAAGGAAATCTATCCAAAACAGATTCTTCAAAGGATGTGGCTATTAATGGACCAGGTTTCTTTCAAGTACAATTGCCTGATGGTAATACAGCATATACAAGAGATGGTTCATTTCAATTAGACCAAAATGGTCAGCTAGTAACAAATAGCGGATTTACAATAGTTCCTGAAATAAATATTCCACCTAATTCAACAAATATTAATATAGCAAGAGATGGGATTATAAGTGTTACTACACAAGGTCAAACGCAATCAATTGCTGTTGGTCAATTAAATTTAATTAAATTTTCTAATGATTCCGGACTAGAAAGTTTAGGAGAAAACTTATACCAAGAAACGCAAGCATCTGGTAGTCCAGTAGATACGACACCAGGTTTAAACGGAACCGGTTTATTATATCAAGGGTATGTTGAAACATCCAATGTTAATGTTGCTGAAGAATTGGTAAATATGATTCAAACTCAACGAGCCTATGAAATTAATAGTAAATCTATAAATACTTCAGATCAAATGTTACAAAAATTATATCAATTATAA